One Lacticaseibacillus rhamnosus genomic window carries:
- a CDS encoding L-lactate MFS transporter: protein MSKRRYLVALGGILLHLMIGSVYAWSVFTGPIAKQTGWALSAVTIAFSIAIFFLGMSAAFMGRLVERFGPRLTGTVAALLYGSGILLTGLAVQIHSLPLLYIGYGVIGGLGLGAGYVTPVSTIIAWFPDKRGLATGMAIMGFGFAAMLTGPVAQQLIANLGVVATMYVLGAVYMVIMLGSAQVIRKPHPHEVPAADLAKSVSLTGKAMKANEAVKTRSFRYLWLMFFINITCGIGLVAVASPMAQQQTGMSATTAAVMVGVVGLFNGFGRLAWATLSDLIGRPLTYTLIFIVDVAMLAGILVLRSPLLFGIALCLIMSCYGAGFSVIPAYLGDVFGTKQLGAIHGYVLTAWAAAGVAGPTLLSFSEQYFHNYSVSLMIFIVLELIALGLSIRIRHQFADAQVKDVTE, encoded by the coding sequence ATGAGCAAGCGTAGATATTTAGTGGCACTTGGCGGTATTTTGTTGCATTTGATGATCGGCTCGGTATATGCGTGGAGTGTTTTCACCGGTCCAATTGCTAAACAAACGGGCTGGGCATTATCAGCAGTTACGATTGCGTTTAGCATTGCCATCTTTTTTCTAGGTATGAGCGCGGCGTTCATGGGCCGACTGGTTGAGCGCTTTGGACCACGGTTGACGGGCACCGTGGCAGCGCTCTTGTATGGCTCGGGGATTTTGCTAACCGGTTTAGCCGTTCAGATTCACTCGTTACCGTTGCTTTATATCGGTTATGGTGTGATTGGCGGTCTGGGCTTAGGTGCTGGGTATGTGACGCCGGTTTCAACGATTATTGCCTGGTTTCCGGATAAACGCGGGCTGGCAACCGGCATGGCGATTATGGGCTTCGGATTTGCGGCGATGCTGACGGGTCCAGTTGCCCAGCAGCTGATTGCAAATCTGGGAGTTGTCGCAACAATGTATGTTTTAGGCGCGGTTTATATGGTAATTATGCTGGGATCCGCACAGGTAATCCGCAAGCCGCATCCTCATGAAGTACCGGCAGCCGATCTTGCCAAAAGTGTGAGTCTGACCGGGAAAGCCATGAAGGCGAACGAAGCAGTCAAAACGCGATCTTTTCGGTATCTCTGGCTGATGTTTTTTATCAACATCACCTGTGGCATTGGCTTAGTGGCGGTCGCATCACCCATGGCTCAGCAGCAAACCGGGATGTCGGCAACCACAGCGGCAGTGATGGTCGGGGTTGTCGGCTTATTTAACGGTTTCGGCCGGCTCGCATGGGCTACGTTGTCTGATTTAATCGGGCGCCCACTGACTTACACCCTGATCTTTATCGTTGATGTCGCGATGCTGGCAGGTATCTTAGTCTTGCGTTCACCACTGCTTTTTGGCATCGCACTTTGCTTGATAATGTCGTGTTATGGCGCGGGCTTCTCGGTTATTCCAGCTTATCTTGGCGATGTTTTCGGTACCAAACAACTCGGCGCCATTCATGGCTACGTACTGACTGCCTGGGCAGCGGCAGGGGTTGCCGGACCAACACTGCTGAGCTTTAGCGAGCAGTACTTCCACAACTATAGCGTCAGTCTGATGATCTTTATTGTGCTTGAACTGATTGCCTTGGGATTGTCGATTCGTATTCGGCACCAGTTTGCGGACGCCCAAGTTAAGGATGTTACGGAATAA
- a CDS encoding ABC transporter ATP-binding protein produces the protein MKDLKNAGKFYAHYLRPYWLEFLITTILIAISTWAIVVAPTYMGRAIEELTVYVQQWMNPATRAQASFAAFNHTLAIFVLLYVIDATSILISSLLLSKISGYSTGTMRVGLFRKMQRMKVRYFDSHSDGDILSRFTSDLDNIFNAMNQALIEIFLSGAQFIGIIWMMFTQNATLAWITMASTPVAIGLSAFVMHQASVSVDRQQDDIGRLNGYINEQITGQKMLITNGLQQESVAGFQPYNAAVRKSNLRGQIWSGILNPLLMGLSLLNTAIVIFAGSWLALNGSLSQGAALAMVVVFVNYAQQYYQPIVQLTSLFNMIQLAITGARRITEVREQPDEVDPQNGRTLDGLKHELLIDNVHFSYIPGKEILHGVTIKVEKGEMVALVGPTGSGKTTVMNLLNRFYDVDSGVITFDGVDVRDFKLASLRQNVGIVLQDPQLFSGTIRDNIRFGDPTADQARVEAAAKQANIHDFIMSLPDGYDTFVSDEQSVFSAGQKQLMSIARTILTDPRLLILDEATSNVDTVTEAKIQAAMDNVIQGRTSFVIAHRLKTILNADKIVVLRDGRIIEEGNHEQLLAQNGFYAELYHNQMVFE, from the coding sequence ATGAAAGACTTGAAAAACGCAGGTAAATTTTACGCGCATTATTTGCGACCGTACTGGTTAGAATTTTTGATTACAACGATTTTAATCGCGATTTCTACCTGGGCGATTGTTGTCGCGCCGACATATATGGGGCGGGCGATTGAAGAACTGACCGTGTATGTGCAACAGTGGATGAATCCGGCGACGCGCGCTCAGGCATCGTTTGCGGCGTTTAACCACACGTTGGCTATTTTCGTCTTACTGTATGTGATTGATGCGACCTCTATCTTAATTTCGAGCTTACTGTTGTCAAAAATCAGCGGTTATTCCACTGGAACGATGCGGGTTGGATTGTTTCGGAAAATGCAACGGATGAAAGTGCGCTATTTTGACAGTCATAGTGATGGCGACATTCTCTCGCGGTTTACGAGCGACCTGGATAATATTTTCAATGCGATGAATCAGGCGTTGATTGAAATCTTTCTAAGTGGCGCTCAGTTTATCGGGATTATTTGGATGATGTTCACGCAGAATGCGACCCTTGCGTGGATTACGATGGCCTCAACGCCGGTCGCAATCGGGTTATCTGCCTTCGTGATGCATCAGGCGAGTGTGTCGGTTGATCGCCAACAAGACGATATTGGCCGACTGAATGGCTATATCAACGAACAGATTACCGGCCAGAAAATGCTGATTACGAATGGGCTACAGCAAGAAAGTGTGGCGGGCTTCCAACCCTATAACGCGGCGGTGCGTAAGTCGAATTTACGCGGCCAGATCTGGAGCGGCATTTTGAATCCGTTGTTGATGGGTTTGTCGTTGTTGAATACGGCGATTGTAATTTTCGCCGGATCCTGGCTGGCGCTGAATGGCTCCTTGAGTCAAGGGGCTGCGTTGGCAATGGTTGTGGTGTTTGTCAATTATGCCCAGCAATATTATCAGCCAATTGTCCAGTTGACCAGCTTATTCAATATGATCCAGTTGGCCATCACCGGCGCGCGGCGGATTACCGAAGTTCGTGAACAGCCGGATGAAGTCGATCCCCAAAATGGCCGTACCCTTGATGGTCTGAAACATGAACTGCTGATTGATAACGTGCATTTTAGTTACATTCCGGGCAAAGAAATCCTGCACGGGGTCACGATCAAAGTCGAAAAAGGCGAGATGGTGGCGTTAGTCGGTCCGACTGGCAGTGGGAAAACGACGGTTATGAATTTGTTGAATCGATTCTACGATGTGGATTCTGGCGTGATTACTTTTGATGGCGTGGATGTACGCGATTTTAAATTGGCATCACTGCGGCAAAACGTCGGGATTGTGTTGCAGGATCCGCAGCTGTTTTCCGGGACTATTCGCGATAATATTCGCTTCGGTGATCCGACTGCTGATCAAGCCCGGGTAGAAGCAGCTGCCAAGCAAGCGAATATTCATGACTTCATTATGAGTTTGCCTGATGGTTATGATACGTTTGTGTCGGATGAGCAAAGTGTCTTTTCTGCCGGGCAAAAGCAACTTATGTCGATTGCGCGGACTATTTTGACTGATCCGCGGCTATTAATTCTTGATGAGGCTACCAGTAATGTTGACACGGTGACCGAGGCTAAGATCCAAGCGGCGATGGATAATGTGATTCAGGGTCGAACGAGTTTTGTCATTGCCCATCGTTTGAAGACGATTCTAAATGCAGACAAAATCGTCGTGTTGCGGGACGGCCGGATTATTGAGGAAGGCAATCATGAACAGTTGTTAGCGCAAAATGGCTTTTATGCCGAGTTATATCACAATCAGATGGTCTTTGAATAA
- the treR gene encoding trehalose operon repressor: MRKYDAIYQDLKEKIEAEIYATGSLLPSESALQDMYQASRDTVRKALRLLKDDGFIQSQKGKGSTVINRQEYVFPVSGVVSYAELAAQFHLQTRTVVLTNHFATLPAKSFKDVDPTVEVKQMRLLKRVRYLENEPDIIDIDYLDPKVVPPIPESVAKDSLYAYLEGPVGLTIAYATKEITVEAATEEDQRYLKIPPSAVVVVVRSCSSLTDTTKFQYTESRHRADRFKFHDFARRIRP, encoded by the coding sequence ATGCGCAAGTACGATGCTATCTATCAGGATCTGAAGGAAAAGATCGAAGCAGAAATATATGCTACCGGCTCATTGCTGCCAAGTGAAAGTGCGCTGCAAGACATGTATCAGGCATCACGCGACACGGTACGTAAGGCGTTGCGGCTGCTTAAGGATGATGGCTTTATTCAATCGCAAAAAGGCAAAGGGTCAACGGTTATCAACCGGCAGGAATACGTGTTTCCGGTTTCCGGCGTGGTCAGTTATGCCGAATTAGCCGCGCAATTTCACTTACAGACGCGAACGGTGGTTTTAACCAATCACTTTGCAACATTGCCCGCCAAGTCGTTCAAAGATGTGGATCCAACGGTAGAAGTCAAACAGATGCGCCTACTGAAGCGGGTGCGGTATTTGGAAAATGAGCCAGACATCATTGATATTGATTACCTCGATCCTAAAGTCGTGCCGCCGATTCCGGAGTCGGTGGCTAAAGACTCACTATATGCTTATCTTGAAGGACCGGTGGGGTTGACCATTGCCTATGCAACTAAGGAAATTACGGTTGAAGCGGCAACGGAAGAAGATCAACGGTATCTGAAAATACCACCATCTGCAGTCGTGGTCGTGGTACGCAGTTGCAGCAGTTTGACGGACACCACGAAGTTTCAATATACGGAATCACGTCACCGGGCAGATCGTTTTAAGTTTCATGATTTTGCTCGCCGGATCCGACCGTAA